In the genome of Pseudomonas putida, one region contains:
- a CDS encoding CoA-transferase subunit beta, with protein MSYSTSEMMTVAAARRLRNGAVCFVGIGLPSKAANLARLTSSPDVVLIYESGPIGAKPSVLPLSIGDGELAETADTVVPTAEIFRYWLQGGRIDVGFLGAAQVDRFGNINTTVVGDYHAPKTRLPGAGGAPEIAGSAKQVLIILKQSPRAFVETLDFITSVGHGEGGDSRKRLGLPGDGPVGIITDLCIMEPEAGTHEFVVTSIHPGVTREQIVAATGWPIRFADSVQTTDAPTEVELGALRDLEARTAAAHGQTAGEA; from the coding sequence ATGAGCTATTCCACTTCCGAAATGATGACCGTCGCCGCAGCCCGTCGCCTGCGTAACGGTGCGGTCTGCTTCGTGGGTATCGGCCTGCCGTCCAAGGCTGCCAACCTGGCGCGCCTGACGTCCTCGCCGGACGTGGTGCTGATCTATGAATCTGGCCCGATCGGTGCCAAACCCAGCGTGTTGCCGTTGTCGATCGGTGACGGCGAGCTGGCCGAAACTGCCGATACCGTGGTGCCTACCGCCGAGATCTTCCGCTACTGGCTGCAAGGCGGACGCATTGATGTGGGCTTCCTCGGTGCTGCCCAGGTCGACCGTTTCGGCAACATCAACACCACCGTGGTCGGTGACTACCACGCGCCCAAGACCCGCCTGCCGGGTGCAGGCGGTGCGCCGGAGATCGCCGGCTCCGCCAAGCAGGTGCTGATCATCCTCAAACAGTCGCCTCGCGCCTTCGTCGAGACGCTGGACTTCATCACCTCGGTCGGTCACGGCGAGGGCGGCGATTCGCGCAAACGCCTGGGCCTGCCGGGCGATGGCCCGGTCGGCATCATCACCGACCTGTGCATCATGGAGCCGGAAGCCGGCACCCACGAGTTCGTGGTCACCTCGATCCACCCGGGCGTGACCCGCGAGCAGATCGTCGCCGCCACCGGTTGGCCGATCCGCTTCGCGGACAGCGTGCAGACCACCGATGCCCCCACCGAGGTCGAGCTGGGCGCTCTGCGCGACCTGGAAGCCCGCACCGCCGCTGCCCATGGCCAGACGGCAGGAGAAGCCTGA
- a CDS encoding MFS family transporter translates to MTSSYYTGEERSKRIFAIVGASSGNLVEWFDFYVYAFCAIYFAPAFFPSDDPTVQLLNTAGVFAAGFLMRPIGGWIFGRLADRHGRKNSLMISVLMMCGGSLIIACLPTYASIGTWAPALLLLARLIQGLSVGGEYGTTATYMSEVALRGQRGFFASFQYVTLIGGQLLAVLVVVILQQVLTEDELRAYGWRIPFVVGAIAALISLMLRRSLKETSSAEARQDKEAGTISGLFRNHAAAFITVLGYTAGGSLIFYTFTTYMQKFLVNTAGMNAKSASFVMTGALFLFMILQPLFGMLSDRIGRRNSMMLFGALGTVFTVPLLMALKTVTSPFLAFVLVTLALCIVSFYTSISGLVKAEMFPTQVRALGVGLAYAVANAVFGGSAEYVALGLKTLGMENTFYWYVTAMMAVAFLFSLRLPKQAAYLHHDH, encoded by the coding sequence ATGACCTCTAGCTACTACACAGGCGAAGAACGCAGTAAGCGCATCTTCGCCATCGTCGGTGCCTCCTCGGGCAACCTGGTGGAATGGTTCGATTTCTACGTCTATGCCTTCTGCGCGATCTACTTCGCCCCGGCCTTCTTCCCCTCGGACGATCCCACCGTGCAGCTGCTCAACACCGCCGGGGTGTTCGCCGCAGGCTTTCTGATGCGTCCGATCGGTGGCTGGATCTTCGGCCGTCTGGCCGACCGCCACGGTCGCAAGAATTCCCTGATGATCTCGGTGCTGATGATGTGCGGCGGCTCGCTGATCATCGCCTGCCTGCCGACCTACGCGAGCATCGGCACCTGGGCGCCGGCCCTGTTGTTGCTGGCGCGGCTGATCCAGGGGTTGTCGGTGGGCGGGGAGTACGGCACCACCGCGACCTACATGAGTGAAGTGGCATTGCGCGGGCAGCGCGGCTTCTTTGCCTCGTTCCAGTACGTCACGCTGATCGGCGGGCAATTGCTGGCAGTGTTGGTGGTGGTGATCCTGCAGCAGGTGCTGACCGAAGACGAACTGCGTGCCTATGGCTGGCGCATCCCCTTCGTGGTCGGTGCCATCGCCGCGCTGATCTCGTTGATGCTGCGTCGCTCGCTGAAGGAGACCAGCAGCGCCGAAGCCCGCCAGGACAAGGAAGCCGGCACCATCAGCGGGCTGTTTCGCAATCACGCCGCGGCCTTCATCACCGTGCTGGGCTATACCGCCGGCGGTTCGCTGATCTTCTACACCTTCACCACCTACATGCAGAAATTCCTGGTCAACACCGCCGGAATGAACGCCAAGAGCGCCAGTTTCGTGATGACCGGGGCGCTGTTCCTGTTCATGATCCTGCAACCGCTGTTCGGCATGTTGTCCGACCGCATCGGCCGGCGTAACTCGATGATGCTGTTCGGCGCCTTGGGCACGGTGTTCACAGTGCCACTGCTGATGGCGCTCAAGACCGTGACCAGCCCGTTCCTGGCCTTCGTGCTGGTGACCCTGGCGCTATGCATTGTCAGTTTCTACACCTCGATCAGTGGTCTGGTGAAGGCCGAGATGTTCCCCACACAGGTTCGGGCCCTGGGCGTTGGCCTGGCCTATGCGGTGGCCAACGCGGTGTTCGGCGGGTCGGCCGAATACGTGGCGCTGGGCTTGAAAACCCTGGGGATGGAGAACACCTTCTATTGGTACGTGACCGCCATGATGGCGGTGGCCTTCCTGTTCAGCCTGCGCTTGCCGAAGCAGGCAGCGTATCTGCACCACGATCATTAA
- the pcaF gene encoding 3-oxoadipyl-CoA thiolase yields MMRDVFICDAIRTPIGRFGGALAGVRADDLAAVPLKALIERNPQVDWSQLDEVFLGCANQAGEDNRNVARMALLLAGLPQSVAGVTLNRLCASGMDAVGTAFRAIASGEMELAIAGGVESMSRAPFVMGKAESGYSRNMKLEDTTIGWRFINPLMKAQYGVDAMPETADNVADDYQVSRADQDAFALRSQQKAAAAQAAGFFAEEIVPVRIVHKKGETWVEQDEHLRPETTLEALAKLKPVNGLDKTVTAGNASGVNDGAAALILASAEAVKKHGLTPRARVLGMASAGVAPRVMGIGPVPAVRKLTERLGIAVADFDVIELNEAFASQGLAVLRELGIADDAPQVNPNGGAIALGHPLGMSGARLVLTALHQLEKSGGRKGLATMCVGVGQGLALAIERV; encoded by the coding sequence CTGATGCGTGACGTATTCATCTGCGACGCCATCCGCACCCCCATCGGCCGCTTCGGCGGCGCCTTGGCCGGCGTGCGTGCCGACGACCTGGCGGCGGTGCCGCTCAAGGCGCTGATCGAGCGCAACCCGCAGGTTGACTGGTCGCAACTCGACGAGGTGTTCCTGGGCTGTGCCAACCAGGCTGGCGAAGACAACCGCAACGTGGCGCGGATGGCGCTGCTGCTTGCCGGCCTGCCGCAGAGCGTTGCGGGCGTGACCCTCAACCGCCTGTGCGCCTCGGGGATGGATGCGGTCGGTACCGCGTTCCGTGCCATCGCCAGCGGTGAGATGGAACTGGCGATTGCTGGCGGGGTGGAGTCGATGTCCCGTGCTCCATTCGTCATGGGCAAGGCCGAGAGCGGTTACTCGCGCAACATGAAGCTTGAGGACACCACCATCGGCTGGCGCTTCATCAACCCGCTGATGAAAGCCCAGTACGGCGTGGATGCCATGCCCGAGACCGCCGACAACGTGGCCGACGATTACCAGGTTTCGCGCGCCGATCAGGACGCCTTCGCCCTGCGTAGCCAGCAGAAGGCAGCGGCAGCCCAGGCGGCAGGGTTTTTCGCCGAAGAGATCGTGCCGGTGCGCATCGTTCACAAGAAGGGCGAGACATGGGTCGAGCAGGACGAGCACCTGCGCCCGGAGACCACCCTGGAGGCCTTGGCCAAGCTCAAACCGGTCAACGGCCTGGACAAGACCGTCACCGCTGGCAATGCCTCGGGCGTCAACGATGGTGCGGCTGCGCTGATCCTGGCGTCGGCTGAAGCAGTGAAAAAGCATGGCCTCACCCCGCGTGCGCGGGTGCTGGGCATGGCCAGTGCCGGCGTGGCGCCTCGGGTGATGGGGATTGGCCCGGTGCCAGCGGTGCGCAAGCTGACCGAGCGACTGGGCATCGCGGTGGCGGATTTCGATGTCATCGAGTTGAACGAAGCCTTCGCCAGCCAGGGCCTGGCCGTGCTGCGCGAGCTGGGTATCGCGGACGACGCCCCGCAGGTGAACCCCAACGGCGGCGCCATCGCCTTGGGCCATCCGCTGGGCATGAGCGGCGCTCGTCTGGTGCTGACCGCGCTGCATCAACTGGAGAAGAGCGGTGGGCGCAAGGGCCTGGCGACCATGTGCGTCGGCGTAGGGCAGGGGCTGGCGTTGGCGATCGAACGCGTTTGA